AAGGTTAGCCGAGAGCTGCCAGTAGAAAGATCCACACTGGGACTTATCATGAGGGCAGTCATCAGCCACCACACTGGTTACTTCACACAGGGGCTGAATGAAATCTGTAATCtggacagaaaagagaagataGATGATTTTGTGTATGAATATGCATGAGAGTCATCAGTGTGGTTCTTTAGAGATTAGTGGGTCATGTAAAAGCCATATGTGCTTACCTTGGTAACAACAGATAATCTCAGAACAATGTAATTGGAGTCAAGACCCGTGGATGACTTGGTTTCAATGGTCAGAGTGACGTCAGTGCCTGATGGTGTGTCGGCAGGTGGTGTTATGCTCAATGTAgcattaacattttcatttgttgtcaaGGCGAGGCTgtcaaaagaagagaaaaatttaaaaaaaggttacaGGAACTGGATTTGTGATGGAAATATTAAATGTGGCTGGAATGGGCTTGGTGCGGTGCTTTGGTGATGTTACTCACATGTTACTCATCCTAGCTTTTACTCCCAAGTAAAGTTTTTACAATATGCTCCACCCAGATTTGACTTTAAACCCAAGCTTCAGGAAACTGAGTTAAGAAATTATCATTGTGGAATGCCGCCTATATATTTTCACGTTGTTCATAAGGCTGAAGTTGTTTGGCTGAGAACATGCTCACAAGACTTCTTAGAAAAACTCACTAATCAACATAATTTTGATTTACCTTCAAATCTCACCATCAAATACTGAACTAGAAATATTTAATGAAGATGTCAATGACAAATCTGCTAGTTATAAGTAATGCAGTTAAATGCAGACGTTACAATTTGCTAGTCATGCATTTTTAGACTTTTTCTTGGCCTAGACTAGTAACCATCTGAAATACTCACTGGCTTTCTGGAATATGCTCAGTACCAAGAAATCTATTCCAGCctgtttttgtgcagattaaAACAGGCTGAACTGCTGAACAGACATTGATGATGTCCATAGCCTCCCATGAGCAATCAAAGTAGTGTTTTTGCCCAGATGTTAAACTATATCCTGAATGTTGATAACATTTACCAAAAGTGTAATTTTAGATCTTTCTTCTCACCTGCTTGGGTAGGTCATGGggtagtttctgtcatttctggcGCTGACGGAGTACACATCGCCAGCACCTTGGGTCATCACACTGAAGGAGAGTGTGAGGGGTTTCCCTGGCTCCGCACTGCTGTCCACTGCAGCCTAGATGTGATACAGGGTACAGGTGAAGATTTCTGACATGAATACTAATGCCCTAAAAAGTTCAGTATGGACACATAGGATGTGAAATGGAAGCAAAAACAGACCTTGATATTCACTTTGGAGACTGACATCTGGGTGGTTGACTGCCTCTGAAGTTCAGTGTTTGATTCTTTATCAGTTCCTTTCAGAAGGAGCACGAACCCGCCCTCAGGTACTTCATCAACAGTCACCAGAATTTCTCCATTGCCCATGTCGGTCATATTGCCACTGGTAACAGCCTCTAGATCAGACACTTTGACTAGGCCGATATCTTCAACTGTAATCGAGGATGGACCTTTCCTGCCCATTACTGAGAGCATCAGGGTGACAGGCTGGCCTGGGATTACACAGGGAAGAGGTGAAGAATCAATGTAGTaacaaagagatgaagaaaatgaaatgacctattgtgaatttaaaaatagagcagtttaaaatgtgatgtaatTATGAAACATTACTTTCAGTTTCCTTacaaattggcaaaaaaaaaaacaatgcacgTTAACATAAGagactttattattttgtttttcaccactagatggtaataaaactgcacattttCTGCACATGCCTAGAATACACCATATTGCCACAAGTATagagtgacatcccattcttaatccatagagTTTAGTATGACATTGTCCCAACCTTTGTAACTATAatagcttcaactcttctgggaaggcttttcACAAGGTTTAGGAATGTGTTTATATTAATATAGTAGTGATTTTTCACTCCAGAGAACGTGCCTCCACTACTCTGGAGTCCAGTGATGTCTCACTTTACACTACTTCAATGCTTTGCATTACATGCACTTGGTGTCGAATGGCTTGGATGCAGCAAATGGGCCATGGGAatccattccatgaagctctctacgtTCTGTTCTTAAGCTGTTCTGAAgaccacatgaagtttggaggtctgtgcTTGACTCTGCAAAACATTGGTGACCTCTGCATACTATGcacctcagcatccactgatcacgctctgtcattttacgtggcTTGACACTTCGTGGTTGTGTTGCTGTCATTCCTaatcacttccactttgttataaaaccactgacagctgaCTGTGGCATATTGAGTGACGTCATTTTACGACTGGAcatgttgcacaggtggcatcctatcacagagTGGGGACATCCTTATTTTCAACTACTATACATTGCAAGTTCACTGTGTGTAATTACCTAAATACacataaatcaaaaataaaaagttctcTCATCCACTACTGTTGTGAAACAAGAAAACTGCTTTATTGCAGACTCTATACCTGCACTTGGGCGCCCACTAAGTACTGCATAACCTGGGTGGGGTCCCCCGAAGTGTTCCACGAAGTCATAGATGAAGGTAATAATACTCTGGCCTGGAAACACAAGCATTCACAGTTACACACAAAAAGGATTTGCTGAGCCAGAGTCTGACACTTTTAACTTAACTATATCTGACCTGTGACTTTGAGTGTGTATGGTTCTACAGAGTTAATATTGATCTTCCAcgttcctgtgtttttttcgGGGTTGAGACGAATTCTTCTCAGGTTTCCAACTGTCTGAATGGAGCCCAGTTTACCGGTGGCCTCACTGTGACTTTGGCTCACACCTGTACATATTTCGCATGAATTATTTGTCATGAACGTCTACTAGCAAAGGAGACTGACGGTGAGAACAGTGAGTTACCGGTTGGGTCGGTCAGCGTGAAAGTTATGGATGTCCCTGTGATGTAGATGGTGACATTTTTAAGTGACTCATCCAACCCGAAGGGGAACGTCTCCTGCTTCCCAGGGTTTCTGGCTCGCTGGAGAACGGTCACCTGAGGGAAAAGTCAAATGAatagtttaacattttgttCTTCATACTGGTCAAACCTTTTTTGTCATAGTTCAAATGAGAATCTTACCAGAGCTGAAGTCGAGGTGTCAAGGATAACGTCTGTAGCGCGTGACAGCTCTTTCTTGGATACCTGGATGGCCTGTCCACCTGAGGCCAGAGCCAACTCCTTGTAGTCCTCAAAGGAAGCTGCTCTGACAGAACGACGACGTCTCCTGCTAGACGTAgtcatgaaaaatgaaacctgTGGAGAACAGTTAATGTGGAGACTTTACCCTCAATCTCCTCAACCAAGTAGTCAATGTGAACTGAGTGTTTGTCAGCATTTACCGTTGACTTGGTGCTCCCAATGAGAGCAAGAATAATGTCCTTGAGGTAAATATCTTTGGCTGTGGCATCAGTGAAAACATAGATATGGGATGAGGAAGGAGCACCAGTGAGAGCTAGCTGGATGAATAAAAGACTGTATTTTTTAAGggatccatgtttttttttggaaaataaacaacCCAAACAATCACAATGCCTGCTCAAATTTTAAGAGTCATTCATCATAATACCTGAAGTCCTGACAGGCACATCTCAGGGGCATCACCACCACCCATTGCTGTGAGCTTGgaaatttcacttttcattttatcaggGTTTGTTGTCCTGATCAATGGTCCAAAATCTAGATACAAGTACAAAAAGAAGCTAAGCACCAACACTAAGCTTTGGTTCAAACTCAGTCTGCTGCTATAAAAAACAACTTCACCATCAACCATTTCATCCATCACAACTGATGTTGTTATAATCAGACTAAGATATAAGAGTTCATACCGGGGTCATTGAATGGTACCAGGATGTACTCAGAGGGCTCATCCTGTGTTCCTTTTTTGCTGTCAATGATTTCGTAAGCAACATTTCTGGCTTCCTCAATGTCGTCTGACATACTGCCGGTGGTGTCAATCACAAAGCATAGGACAGATGAGCGGGCAATCCCCATCATTCTgcaagagaggaaaaagagactcTTGAGTAAATGTTTggtgtactttttttctttctcatttttcataattttcatGTCTGGTTGTCGCACCTAAGAAAGCCATTGTCGCCTGCAGCTAAGCGGATGTCCTCCAGAAGCTGGAGGCTGGCAGCTGTGGCTGCATTCACAGCAGCGTTGTGGAGGTCCAAGTTGTCAGAGCGACGTTCATCTTTGTTGATGCCTCCTCGGGGAGCTACTGTGCTAGTGAGATCATCTGCACCTCCGTGGCTACATTTACCTGGTAGACAACAGAACCGAGATGTAACACTGGGACTTTGTTCAAACTGctatttattttgcatgtgaCAAAACAGCTTAATTAATTAGATTTCAGTTGTACAGCAAATTGCTGGTAATTAAATTCTTCCACTCACTTTAGGGTTTTAGTGATATtaaatgttgttcttgttgttttaaCCTCTGTTTgaatacagtaaattaaatacAGAAAGTTCTTATCCGGTGTGGTGATTCTTTTCCTCCCAGAGAAGAACTAAAACTATTCATTTAATGATAGATTTCACTAGATTATTTGAATATGATCTTTGATATTTTATAATAACAGATGGGATACTAAAGTTATGATACCCTTTGGCTTGGAAGCAGAGAAGATTCCCATGTAACCAGATGTGAGTTTCTTCTCTTCCAGGATGTTGGCAAGGATTGGATTAGGGCATGCTCCAGTTTCACAGTCATAGCAGGTGGCAGTGTCCTTATCTATACAAACAAAATGCAGACAATACATGTGAGTGGATTCCTCGACCTAAAACCAAAGCCTTGGAATAGTAGTGacattggttgttttttgtcaacTTTGAAATAACTAGCTATTGTATTAAATAGCTAGAAAACATCTTTTAACAATTGAACAATCTAcatcttctcattcatttcaattgCTGTTTAGTCTTAGGATCCTTTGGAGCCATGTGTTGATCTGAAAATATTGTATAACCGTCAGCCAATCACAATCCAACAATCTTCAGGTCTagtacaaaaacaagacaactaTCTCTGTTCTTTGGTGTGCAGATATGTATGGTATAGCCCAAGATAAAGTATATGGACAATGTGTGCTTTATGACATTTGCCCAACCCTCAGAAATGGGTGTACGTCTTTTTCGTTCGGCAGTCCAGCACACACTCACCTGCTAGGTTTTCCAGAGGCAGACTTGGTATTATGAGGTTGTCGTATGGCTCAGTGTAGCCCAGTTCCACCCAGTTACTGTGGCTGTAGAAGTCCTGACAGATCATGGGAACACATGTTATGTTAGACTGTCATTACTTCCCTTTGATGTCAATATCatagtcatttttattccacCCATTTCACCTGCAGTGTATGAAGAACTCTACCCAGTGTTTCCCTGGCAGCTTGGAAGTTCTCATTGCGAATATTAGCCTTAATGGCTACCGTGCCCTCTGTGATTAGGGCACGTCCCTCCAAGAAGGCCTCAGAGTTGAAGTGATGTGGAGCACTGAAAGATTTTCACATGTAGAAGTTTATAACATCTGAAGCTAGCaacacattgttgttttttatttgaataaaatgtttttctgtttcttctttacCTGTTGACAAAGTCACGGTCGACCATTCTGTTCTGGAAATAGATTTCTTGAAGGGAAGAGTGAAACTTGCTACCAGACACCTCTCCTGCAGCTGTGGGACCAAGGCAGGCCTGGACCAGTTGTTCAGGAGAGGTACCCTGGGGGTCAGAGGTAAGAGGTCACAATTCAAATAACAGGGAAAAGACTAGAAagagttaaaacatttaaacaagagAGGGTATGAGCAAAAAGCTGTTTGCTTAACAACGGTGCCATTAGCCTATTATTCCCATAAACTTCTCCAAGATCCCTCACTATCAATGTGAATATTATTCAACTGACAAAATACAGAAGTAAAGGCTTGGCCTTAAGAATGAAGATGTGATTGTTGCAGATATCCTAATAATAAAACCTGTAACTGCTGTTCCAGACAATAAATGCTCTTATAAACCTCTAATATATTCTGCACTGTATGTGTCTAATTTAATACAGTGAAAAGGCATATGTTGAAAAACTCATTGGTGATGAACTGTGTTTTGTTAAGTGTGTTTCTCCATGTTGTAGATGATCATGTTTCTGTTGtcttgcacattttttatttaatcttatctTCAATCATACCGTAGGTTTGAACTCATGACCTGCTGCCTCGACCACCACCCGGCATGCTTCCTCCACTTTCTGCAATACAGCTTTTCTTGTAATGCTGACATGAGTGGATCCTCCACCCCCGATGGGGACAAAGGCCAGGGTGGGTCCTGATAGGGCCATAATCAGCAGGGCTATACCCAATGAAGCCATGATTGAACTACAAAGAGACAGGTTATCAGAAAAATGGTTCTTTGCTTCTTTTCCTTATATTGACAAATATTTCAGGATAAAGTTGCATTCATCTTGAGGATATATGACAAAGTCAAAATGGCCTTTTCATTAATGTGGATTATCATCAAGATACAATATATAACAATTACAGTTACAGTAACTATTAGAAAGAAGACATAACAATTTCACTCAACAATCAATTTACATATAGGACATATAAGACTTTTGTGCTTCTTCCATTTCTGGTATTTTTCACCACAAAAATAGTTTGTTCTCCCATTCCCATTAAAATTGTACAATGTGCTCAACTAAGTCTGTTGTGAAGAGTTCATAGGGCGGTGACATTTAGTACCGATTTGAAGAATGTGACACAAACCATACGAATACATTcaaatgaatgtatgaatgaagaAGATGCATTTATATAATATGCAacgtacatttttttaaaaacgtttATTTACACCACTGTAAAGAACGTGAATTCAAATTTTAAAGATGATTATTCTACtgaatttcaatttatttaactCAGTTCAGCTGTAATAATACCAATCATACCTTAATGTTTCCCAGCTGTGATGACTCCAGTGCTTCCTAAAGGAGAGTGAAGTGATGATCTATATGCCTCTACAGCTGAATATATACAGCACTTGTGTACTGTATCAGGGAACCTGAACTCACCCACACATATACAGCTGTTACTTCATGAAAGTCAGGACACTGTTAACAGCATAAAGTCCCATTACTAGGAAAACAGGTTTCCTGTTATCCTATGACGCATCCATATATACAGAGGCATATATACATACGCCTCAAGAATGACCACATTATGAGGCAAAATGTTTGTTAAAGGTTACAATAAAGGTGAGGCATGTTAATGTATAATTGTACTAGATTCATCCTACCTCTCAAGTTTAGGGCATAGAATCAGAATGACTCCAATGGCATTATGTACCAATACAAAGTTCAGTGACTTCATCCATGTCCGATGGATgcaaatacagtatgtatggCTGGAATTTAGTTTAACTCTTAACTCTCAGTCCTATTTCTATTTCCTATTAaaagtatttcctgtttctaCTTGTCACCTAGACTATATGCATGATAAATGGGACAGAAAAGCTGAGCTGGAATGGGTTATACTCATAattcagacatttttacaaaaGTTTTGTCCTTATTTTCACTGCCAGGAAAGACTTTAACTTAAGCATGCATTCACATGTAATATACATATTAATTAAATGCATGTGTTTATCCCTAAAGTCAGTCaaaagagcagagagggaggaaaaactgTGCATTATGACAGAGAATAAATCTACTGTTGGTgataaaattgtaaaatgagcAAAGATGTTGGGTTAAAGTGAGAGTAAGGGGTGGGATGGGCCAAGGCAAAGAGaaagagtaaataaaagaacaaagattgggagaaaagagaaacaagatgGGAAAAGTTTGGAATAGTGAGAAAGAATGACAAACtctgtaattaaataaaaaacagctaaaCATATGGACACAATTAATGGTGCAGAAAGCTCCAATAGCAAtttcatctctgtgtttgtagAAAATCTTTGACGTCTGTAGCCTAATCTGAAAGTTGAAAGCATAACTCTGAGCGTTTCAGTTCCTTCCCTCCAGATGCCCTCAAGCGCCCTCAGGCTTGTGCACCTGTGAACCACCATCTTCAGGTCTTGGCCAAACTATTGTCTTGGCTATTTGCTTTGGGTTATCGTGGTACTGAAGATATCATGTCTTTATAACAGGTTTTTGTCTCTACATTTGACAACATTCACTGTTGCTTCAGGTCTGAGCTGTCTCCCTCTCCTTGTTATTGAGAACCAACCCATAGCGTGATGCTGCCTCTGCCATGCTATCACAAGGATAAACTGAGTGGTGTTTCATCAACATGCTTGGGGATCTTCTGGGAGTTGGATAAGACTGGAGAATCTTCCTACTTCCCGTCAAAGTCCTTTTACAGACTGTTTGGTAAACTGGAGTAGGTCATCACCCTCTGTGTAATTGCTCTGCAATTAAAAGCCTGATTCATAAAGTTCTGCTGTCCTTATGGCAGTTCTCCCATCTTCTCCCATCATTATCTTGGACTGACCAGTTTGTGGCCTCCCCACTGACCAAGACCCTTCTAGCTCAGTTGACTACACAGACAGTTTGTTGTTTCAAACTGCTTTCAGTTAAAGTGTCTTTAAATACTAGAAGCTATGAGTGTTTTTATACCCCTGTTCTACAGTATATCATAATATTTAACTGCAGACGTCTGCCATGAGTGGGCTCCAGTCAACATAacaatgtttgatttttgaatAACAAgcaataatgaaaaaaaaaaaaaacaatgacgaTTTGCCCATTCAAAATTAGTTCTATGTCACAATAATATGCCTTTAAAAAAGGCAGGCTGTAGTCCCTCAGTTGTTTATTGTGTCGATGTGTTGCACTAGCTTTGAGTCACTTGTATTTAAGTAACCAGCAGATGTAGACGGAGACATTTCCAGTCATTGAGAGATGCTGTTCATGTTTGAACAGATTAGGACCACCTTATAAGTAATTTCgtgttaatttgtgtgtgtatttgtgtgtacatgCTCTATGGTGGTTGCTGTGTATCGTCATCAGACAACCTCACAGTACAAGTGTGTGGGGAACAAGTTCACACAAGTCCATCTTTGTCATTATGTCAGTCACGTAGGACAAATGTTGACATATCACAGATATCATATTTCTAGTTCTgttactttcatttttattttagtttttgttttgctgtttcccCTTTTGTATACCTCTTTACTTTCCCACACCTATTTCAGTATAAGCCAAATTTGCGTAACGGCTGAAACAATCACTCTCTTTCATCAGTAAAGCAGTCAGCATACAGGGAGGAGCAAAGGCTGGTATGTCTGTGTGGATGTGCTACAGTGGGCGTTTACAGGGCGTGAGGACTTTCGAAAGTGACAGATTTGGAGGGATGCGCGTCTCTAATGGAGAAATGGCAAGACACACAACAGGACTTCATGAAAGATTCTGACTTTCCCCGTCCTCTGTGATTGTAACCAAACATCTAGGTGAGTGTTTCTGATATGACTAAAACCAATCGTGTTTTCAGCATCTACTGCAACAGCTGTTGATTCTGACTTTGGGCGGTTTTGATCTATGTCTCGTATGTGTTAAGCAACTGTTAATGTATGTTTTAAGtctttattatatttcattgtatacagttttatttttaaaagatgttcTTTTGTTACAGACCATCATCGCTCTACCTCTGCTGTTCTAGCAATAGGTATGTTTCATGTCTATTCTTTCACATTTAAGTCACATTTCACTCTTGTGTGGAATCCAGTCTAATGTGATACTTTCGGCATCAACAGCTCTTATTTTTTGAAATGAGGTGCAGGATCTTATCATGTTGTTCTTTTGATTTGTGTACACTTGGTTGTCTGATAAGAGTCCCAGAATGACTCCTGCCTTTGCTATTATTCAGATTTTGTTTGTATAGTGGGTTTGATTGCGTTCTGTGGTTACCGTAACAGCTTTATTTTATGGTGCTTTAGACTATGAGGGGTTTAAAAGAACCGGCCCACCTACATTAATATCAATGACTTAATATAACTTGGGGATGCTTAATAAAATGCCAAATGAGTGTTTATAAAATGAGATACCGGCAAAGCAACTAATAAGTATGTACAGTCTGATACAGTGTAGTGCTTCTAATACAACAGTCAGCCACACTGAGGAATACAAGACTCTCTGTATGAAAATTACTAAACCACCCAGCTTATCTGTTTACTGAATCTCCCTGTCTTTTTCACCAGCTTGGTGCAAAGTTGCGTGTGGCCTGTGCCTCTCATATTGTGGGTATTCAAGTTCTCAGTATCTGATTGTGGCCTTCTCAAAGTTTTCTTCTAAGCACGGACGGTTCACGCTATTTACTGTACAATTATCACAAACATCAGTGGTGTGTCTCATATAGTTACTCATATGTCTGTAGTCATGTGCCGACATGGTGCCACATTTACCTCATCCAGGTCTTCAGTGCAAGGCATCTGgctaaaatgtgaaaatacttTTGAACTGAGAACCTTGAATGTTCACATTTTTGTCATGACTTGATGTAGGCTACTACTACCTTACATCGGAATAAATCTAACATACCGTACGTCTTACTCCAATTCTTACTCTGTAAACCTAGTAAATTAGATATTTTACTGCATCGCCTGATAAATGGTCTGGAAAATATGCCAAACAGGTCAAATTTGTGTAAGACTGGGATATCAAAATGGTTCTCAAATTCAAATTCTTTGtaaatttgtaatatttgttcTTCAGCCTGTAGATCTTGGTTTCCTGTGCATGTGCACATCAGCTGCATAGCTTATCCTGCTTGTCACTTTTATTTGATGAAAACGGTGGCATACATTTACACTGCAAGTGGTTTCTTGCAGTTTGCAGctgctttagtgttttattatCTGCCACCGACAAGATCTTTTGTGAAGCACCCACTGTTTCAGGGTTTTATCAGATTCTTCTCAGTACAACAATGAGATAAGCTTTGCGTAATTATCAAAACACTG
The nucleotide sequence above comes from Mugil cephalus isolate CIBA_MC_2020 chromosome 2, CIBA_Mcephalus_1.1, whole genome shotgun sequence. Encoded proteins:
- the LOC125000706 gene encoding von Willebrand factor A domain-containing protein 7-like, producing the protein MQESSIMASLGIALLIMALSGPTLAFVPIGGGGSTHVSITRKAVLQKVEEACRVVVEAAGHEFKPTGTSPEQLVQACLGPTAAGEVSGSKFHSSLQEIYFQNRMVDRDFVNSAPHHFNSEAFLEGRALITEGTVAIKANIRNENFQAARETLGRVLHTLQDFYSHSNWVELGYTEPYDNLIIPSLPLENLADKDTATCYDCETGACPNPILANILEEKKLTSGYMGIFSASKPKGKCSHGGADDLTSTVAPRGGINKDERRSDNLDLHNAAVNAATAASLQLLEDIRLAAGDNGFLRMMGIARSSVLCFVIDTTGSMSDDIEEARNVAYEIIDSKKGTQDEPSEYILVPFNDPDFGPLIRTTNPDKMKSEISKLTAMGGGDAPEMCLSGLQLALTGAPSSSHIYVFTDATAKDIYLKDIILALIGSTKSTVSFFMTTSSRRRRRSVRAASFEDYKELALASGGQAIQVSKKELSRATDVILDTSTSALVTVLQRARNPGKQETFPFGLDESLKNVTIYITGTSITFTLTDPTGVSQSHSEATGKLGSIQTVGNLRRIRLNPEKNTGTWKININSVEPYTLKVTGQSIITFIYDFVEHFGGPHPGYAVLSGRPSAGQPVTLMLSVMGRKGPSSITVEDIGLVKVSDLEAVTSGNMTDMGNGEILVTVDEVPEGGFVLLLKGTDKESNTELQRQSTTQMSVSKVNIKAAVDSSAEPGKPLTLSFSVMTQGAGDVYSVSARNDRNYPMTYPSSLALTTNENVNATLSITPPADTPSGTDVTLTIETKSSTGLDSNYIVLRLSVVTKITDFIQPLCEVTSVVADDCPHDKSQCGSFYWQLSANLTDGKGTGIETLFLHQGSGNLSHTVLTAPTVEANYNASCCSQIAELVAVDKVGNVGKCYHSIVPSGGPPTVTLPLPLWLCLLVSVFIVRS